Genomic segment of Wolbachia endosymbiont (group A) of Longitarsus flavicornis:
AAACTATCTCCATTGGTTTCGAGTCCGGTATCCTCCCACTTCACCACTTGGTTATGGTGAAAACCATAATTAATTTCACCAGTTTCAGGATCAATAACTTCTCCATCTCCTGGAATAAACGCATCGTGGTCGCTTGAAAAATGAGCGCTTACTGCAATAGTTTTAGGACCAAAATAGTCGGCAGATATGCACCTTGGAAAAGGCATATCGTTTTTACTACAACCTGTGATCAGCACATAAGCTGCAAGAAGTAATACTCTAAACCAACATTTGCCTAAACGTGATTGCATATCTAAACTTTTTCCAAATACAGAATAAATTTCTAAAACTTTACTTAAAATATCTTTTTAATTAGTTACTCCATAATATCATTTATATCTTACTCCTTTCAATTTCCTTCCTTGTCTTTAGCTTTAGTACTAGGATCACTTCTTATTGTTTCATCAAAACCTTTTTGCTGATCTGGTTGTTTTAGTACTTCAGGTTTAGGGCTTTTAGAGTTTCCACCCATTGTTTTACCAGAACTTTCTTGCTTACCTGATTGCTTTGGTGTTTCAGATTTAGGGCTTATGGAGTTATCCTTCACTTCAACTTTTGGTCGATCTTTACCCACTTGTTGCTTGATGCCCTGTATCATATGCTGAGTCTTATCATCAAGGCCAACGGTTGACAGCATAGCTTGCGATGCGCTCTTAGCAACTTGACCAACACTGCCAGCAACCCCAAAACCAGAGCTGAATAGTGCTTGTGCCATAGTTTCCGATATAGAAACAAAAGCTTCCATTGCACCGGCAATAATTAAGTACATAAATGCTTGGATCAGATCTATGGGCAACGCTGCAAAGTGCCCACCAGCTCTTTCTCCGGTACTTAATGCAACATCAACATTAGTGCCAGGACTGTATCCAAGAGGCAGTATTGATTTCATCAGGCATAGATCATACGATAAGAAATTTACGCTAATTAAACATTGATAGCATGCAGAAAAATTTGTGAGATTGTATAGAACTGAATACATCAACTGATTTAAAAGAGATAAAGATGAAAATAAAATAACTGGTTGTACTGCAACGTGAGCCAGCGTTTTTATCCAGTTATCAAACAAGGGTTTAGTCTTTTGAAATAGAATAAATACGATAAATAAAGGTGTTAATGACAGTAAAAACGCCACTAGAACAGTAGATATTACATATTTAAACGTAGCGCTAATAATGCATTTTAAGAACATAAAAGTAGCGTAGAGTATTGCCAAAAATGCAATAAAGCCAAAAGGACCAGAGAGCATCAACGATAAAAACTTTAACCAAGTTTCTGTTGTGAATAATACTCCTGCTGTCAAGTCTAAGAATGCAAATTTTCTCCCCCCTTCCCCTATATAGCCAGAAAAGCTATCAACTAAATAAGTGCTACCATCTATAAAAAGTCTGGATAAAGTTGTACCAAAAAGTTCCCAGCTTCTATCGCTAAAGGCAAAAGCTATAAATGCTATCTTGAACATTCTTACAATGAAATCAAATTTACTTAGCTGTATTGTTCCAAGCATATAGCCAACGACAGTAAATATAACGTATAGAGTAAGCAAAGCTCTTACTCCTTGAAGAAGACCTCTTGCATATCCTTTGTATGAATCTTTAACGCTGTCCCCAATTACTTCTTCTTTTATAAGTTTAAATACCCCGTTTACATTCGATGAAATAAAATCATTAATTTTTCTTTTGACAAATAAAGTTACTGTGTACTTATTATTTTCATAATATTTGCCATATTTGTCTGTAATATCACCTTTCTCTACATTGCTTACATCAATACCGAAATATATCTTCTTAGATTCTTCGTTCTGAAAGTGTTTTCCGCTTATTACATCTAATATGGTGTACTCATCTTTTCCGTTTATTCTTTCTCTCACTCCTACCACTTTGAAATCATTAGTTCCCACACCATGCAGATCTTTAGGTGGCTCATCACCCAAATACACATACAGTTTTTCGCCATTAATGTATTCACATGATCTAGTGACTTTAACATGGTAACCGCCCCTATTAGCTTTATAGTGACCATAATCTGCAATAGCGAGCATCACACTACTACCAGATGTTACATTTTTTACTGTATAGTCACTATTTAATTTCAGAGAAAAATCCTCAAAATTATCACTAATTTGCGAACACACATTATCCTTTCTTGCACCTACTTCATTATCTGGAAGACATTGCATACCTTTAGCAGTATCTTGATCATCAAGATCACCAATTTTTGCAACAAGAGCCTCAGCCCAGGAAATATCTTTTTCAGTGTTTGATGTAAAATCAACGTTAATCTGCTTGGGATCCCCTTTATTTTCTTCTATCTTCTTAAGCTTATCTTCAACTTCTTTAAGGTGAGAATACATATCACATTTGTCGTTTTCATTATCATATTTTTTGTATCTTATAGAAGAGACACGGTTTTGTTCTCCCGCTTGACCTGAACCATAGTTCCATATACCCTTCTTAGTATAGTATATATTTTGATGGTAACAGTTAAGCTCATAGGAGGAGTACTTTTTTCTCTCATCAAGACTACAGTTTTTTCCATCACATAACTCGTTCAATCCTATTTTAGCGCGGCGTAAATCAAGTAGCGAACCATATATCCATGGTTTGTTGTCTTCAATATAACCTTTATTAAAATGTACCTTATTATCATATGGAGTGTACCCATTGCCAACTAGCACTTTACTTTCCTTTGCTTTTGTTTTATCAAGAGGTAAAAATTTTATTTTATTTCTCTTTCCATCCTTGCCCTCACAAAAAAATTCCTCTCCCTCTTGCTTGCTAACATTCAATATTTCACTTGCTGACACTTTTTCACCTCCTTCTTCAGCTCTATAACAATTGTCATCAAAACTGATGCCTTTCCCTCCTGGATTGTCATAATCAATTGTTATTTTTCTGGGAACTAAGCTAAAGCTTAACTTATCACCAGGACTTACTTTAATTCCAGTGTCCACATAACGTCTATTGCTGCCAAATCCTTTACCACCGCACAATTCGTTTTCATTTACGCCTTTTTCATCAACGCCATAATTATTAGGCACATCGTTAATATTTGCAGCTTTACTATAATTTGGTTCTGAGCCATCAGCACAAAAGCTAGCTGGCACAAGTACTTTCCTTGGATTTTTGTCTTCTTTAAAAGGGCAAAAATTTACTGATCCATCGAGGGTGAATTTGATTTCCTCACCCTTACTAATTACTTGACCAGAATCAACCCAATGAATTTTAACTTCTTCACCAGCTTTATGAACTGGAACATCCACGTTAACACTAGTGTTTCTGCTCTGCAACCCAGGTTCGACACAATCCATGTTACAACCAGTGATTGCAAGACACAGTATCAACAATAGTGATCTTTTACTTATCATTGCTGTCTTCCTGGTGGTGGTATCTGAGGCGTTGACCTTTGAGTCCCTTGTGGTATTTGAGGTCTTGACGTACCTGACTGTTGAGAAGCACCTCCTCTTTCTCTTCTTTGAACGCTTTGTTCATCTAACCCTACTATTCCCATTAAGCTTTGTTGATATTGTCCCCCAGGTTCGTTTTGCACATAAACACCAACCAACGAGTCAGATATTGTCGAAGAAGCTTCAACTAAAGCTTTCATAGCGTGTCCCAAAATAACAAAAGCCATCATAGCGGTAATATTAGGTGTATATTTGGAAGCATAACCATAAAAAATACAAGGGTTAAAAATCTTTAAGTTAATACTAAGTATACACGTAGAGCAGACTTCAAAATCAAATACTGAATATATGATATAATCCATAACCTGACTTATCAGTGATATAAAAATTAAAAGGACCACTGGATGAATCGCAAATCTTGCTAAATTGCTAACCCAGCTGTGAAACATCTTCCTAGTATACGCAAATAAAAGACAAATAATAAAAATAGGTGCTAAAGAAAGCAATAACGCAACTATTGCTATAGATGTAATAAAAGAAAACAAGGCATTAAAAATAGATAAGCTCACTGTGATTAAACCCCAGATCACCAAGCAAAAAGATACAATGCCTAAAGGGCCAGAAAATATAAGAGACACTATTAACAACACTGAATGCGATGACAAGAACCTATTGAGCGGTAAATCAAGAAACTCAAAAACATTTGAAGTAGTGCCTCTAAAATTTGCTATTTCTATTAGTTGTTTTGGAGTGTTAATAAATATAGAGAATGCATTGTTATAAAAAAAGTCCCAGCTATTATCCTGCAATAGCTGGGCGATGACTCCTATCTTTACGCATATAATTAAAAACTTATATATAGAAATATGAGTTAATCCAAAAAAGTAGTAAAGGGTATATAAGGTTATGTATAATACTAACAGCGATATTATCGTGGATCTAATGGTATTTATTTTGCTTGATTTTATAAAACTTTCGTAAAGAAACTTTACAGGACTAGTATCAGAATGAATTGCGTTAGAGTCTTTATAACTAGAACCAAAAAATGCAGTTTTCACTTTTTCATCAAAGAAATTATATATTGCACTAAAAGTTCTTGTAGGTGGCTCTTTAGTTGTTAGGTTAATGCTAAACTGACCTTCATTTTTGTAATCGCAGCCATGGTCTCTTATTCCGTAATATATGGTGCCTGTTTTGTCTTTTAATTTTCCTTTCAAGTTTTCCATGCTGATATCTACAGATATATCCGCTTGGTTTTCACCAGGCTTATGTTCAGGAAGTTTGTCAGAGACGCTTATATACAAGCTATTCTCCAGACTGTGGTTCTTTGTCACCCTTATGTTGTAACCGCCCTTGCCTTTAGTATTAAAGGTGAAAGTTAAATTCTCACCTTGGGAGTGATCCTTCTCCACTTCATAATCATAGTTAGTCCATGTATTGTCTTGCATATATTCAAAATTTTCTTTCTGCATTGACACTACCAATGATGGAATGTAAGTCCTTACTCCCTTTTCTCTTATACCATCCACAGCCTCCTCGATAGCTTTTCCTTTACTTGCTTCATCGTTACCAACAGCTAAAGCGTTAGCAAGGTCTCTGGCCACACTGCCACCATCTATAGTATTAGACTCAATCTGAACACAATTTTGACCAGAATAATAACATGTATTTTTACATGCAAGGTTTAAAAGGTACGTATCTATTTTGCTTTTCTGACTACTTGAAAGCGAGCTGCAGTCTATATCTTTTCCTTGTCGTTTTATAGAGTTAATAATATTTTCAATTTCCTTTTTTCTTTCATCTTGATCTAACTTCGAAAAATCTGAATCCCAGTACTCTCTTCCACTCAACCATTGCGCATCGCCTATTATATATTTATTAGGACATATCCCATCCTTGCCACCTTGGCATCTCTCTTGATTTAAAACATGTGCAAAATGTTCCGTTTCTTGCTCGCTACACTTTTCATCGATTTTCACATACCTGATTTTTGTCTCACTCTCTTTATCTTTACACACTTTACTTCCAATAACACTAAAGCTTAT
This window contains:
- a CDS encoding type IV secretion system protein, with protein sequence MISKRSLLLILCLAITGCNMDCVEPGLQSRNTSVNVDVPVHKAGEEVKIHWVDSGQVISKGEEIKFTLDGSVNFCPFKEDKNPRKVLVPASFCADGSEPNYSKAANINDVPNNYGVDEKGVNENELCGGKGFGSNRRYVDTGIKVSPGDKLSFSLVPRKITIDYDNPGGKGISFDDNCYRAEEGGEKVSASEILNVSKQEGEEFFCEGKDGKRNKIKFLPLDKTKAKESKVLVGNGYTPYDNKVHFNKGYIEDNKPWIYGSLLDLRRAKIGLNELCDGKNCSLDERKKYSSYELNCYHQNIYYTKKGIWNYGSGQAGEQNRVSSIRYKKYDNENDKCDMYSHLKEVEDKLKKIEENKGDPKQINVDFTSNTEKDISWAEALVAKIGDLDDQDTAKGMQCLPDNEVGARKDNVCSQISDNFEDFSLKLNSDYTVKNVTSGSSVMLAIADYGHYKANRGGYHVKVTRSCEYINGEKLYVYLGDEPPKDLHGVGTNDFKVVGVRERINGKDEYTILDVISGKHFQNEESKKIYFGIDVSNVEKGDITDKYGKYYENNKYTVTLFVKRKINDFISSNVNGVFKLIKEEVIGDSVKDSYKGYARGLLQGVRALLTLYVIFTVVGYMLGTIQLSKFDFIVRMFKIAFIAFAFSDRSWELFGTTLSRLFIDGSTYLVDSFSGYIGEGGRKFAFLDLTAGVLFTTETWLKFLSLMLSGPFGFIAFLAILYATFMFLKCIISATFKYVISTVLVAFLLSLTPLFIVFILFQKTKPLFDNWIKTLAHVAVQPVILFSSLSLLNQLMYSVLYNLTNFSACYQCLISVNFLSYDLCLMKSILPLGYSPGTNVDVALSTGERAGGHFAALPIDLIQAFMYLIIAGAMEAFVSISETMAQALFSSGFGVAGSVGQVAKSASQAMLSTVGLDDKTQHMIQGIKQQVGKDRPKVEVKDNSISPKSETPKQSGKQESSGKTMGGNSKSPKPEVLKQPDQQKGFDETIRSDPSTKAKDKEGN
- a CDS encoding type IV secretion system protein → MLKRLSNQNLGKLCISFVVLFLLSGCGEDHCIKPENLSGLREKLDIVSTEQKWVDSGVNISDRIRVTEIGIVPSKVNFCPKQYEDFAIGPGKNSVTLPFALKEGDTISFSVIGSKVCKDKESETKIRYVKIDEKCSEQETEHFAHVLNQERCQGGKDGICPNKYIIGDAQWLSGREYWDSDFSKLDQDERKKEIENIINSIKRQGKDIDCSSLSSSQKSKIDTYLLNLACKNTCYYSGQNCVQIESNTIDGGSVARDLANALAVGNDEASKGKAIEEAVDGIREKGVRTYIPSLVVSMQKENFEYMQDNTWTNYDYEVEKDHSQGENLTFTFNTKGKGGYNIRVTKNHSLENSLYISVSDKLPEHKPGENQADISVDISMENLKGKLKDKTGTIYYGIRDHGCDYKNEGQFSINLTTKEPPTRTFSAIYNFFDEKVKTAFFGSSYKDSNAIHSDTSPVKFLYESFIKSSKINTIRSTIISLLVLYITLYTLYYFFGLTHISIYKFLIICVKIGVIAQLLQDNSWDFFYNNAFSIFINTPKQLIEIANFRGTTSNVFEFLDLPLNRFLSSHSVLLIVSLIFSGPLGIVSFCLVIWGLITVSLSIFNALFSFITSIAIVALLLSLAPIFIICLLFAYTRKMFHSWVSNLARFAIHPVVLLIFISLISQVMDYIIYSVFDFEVCSTCILSINLKIFNPCIFYGYASKYTPNITAMMAFVILGHAMKALVEASSTISDSLVGVYVQNEPGGQYQQSLMGIVGLDEQSVQRRERGGASQQSGTSRPQIPQGTQRSTPQIPPPGRQQ